Proteins encoded together in one Cicer arietinum cultivar CDC Frontier isolate Library 1 chromosome 4, Cicar.CDCFrontier_v2.0, whole genome shotgun sequence window:
- the LOC101495964 gene encoding zinc finger protein ZAT7, which translates to MMKRQRETEEKESIDLATSLMLLSRTQQNKTFSSPIEFECKTCNRKFSSFQALGGHRASHKKLKIEGQQESLKGNNNNVKKMHECSICGQEFKLGQALGGHMRRHRNNEAFSNCFEKSSPVLKRSNSKRVMCLELDLNLTPLENDLKLLFGNKAPRVDLSLF; encoded by the coding sequence ATGATGAAGAGACAAAGAGAAACCGAAGAAAAAGAGAGCATAGATTTAGCAACAAGTCTAATGTTACTTTCTCGtacacaacaaaacaaaacattttcTTCTCCAATTGAGTTTGAGTGCAAAACATGCAACCGAAAATTCTCATCTTTTCAAGCATTAGGTGGTCATAGAGCAAGTcacaagaaattgaaaattgagGGACAACAAGAATCACTCAAAGGAAACAAtaataatgttaaaaaaatgcATGAGTGTTCGATTTGTGGACAAGAATTCAAATTGGGTCAAGCTTTAGGTGGACACATGAGAAGACATAGAAATAATGAAGCGTTTTCgaattgttttgaaaaatcttcTCCTGTTTTGAAAAGATCGAATAGTAAGAGGGTTATGTGTTTGGAATTGGACTTGAATTTGACACCTTTGGAAAATGACTTGAAGTTGTTGTTTGGAAATAAGGCACCTCGAGTTGatctttctttattttga
- the LOC101498044 gene encoding zinc finger protein ZAT11-like has protein sequence MKRQRNEEVENINLANCLILLSHPKESKYKKHFGPTEFECITCNRKFSSFQALGGHRASHKKPKLDTTELKVQAQTLSLWNKPKMHGCYICGKEFSVGQALGGHMRRHRIALNEGVSKKKKIVGEVPILKRSNSKKVMCLDLNLTPLHNDLNLLFGNMPPKVHTLFNT, from the coding sequence ATGAAGAGGCAGAGAAATGAAGAAGTAGAAAACATAAATTTGGCAAATTGTCTAATTCTACTATCTCATCCCAAAgaaagcaaatacaagaaacaTTTTGGACCTACGGAATTTGAGTGCATCACATGCAACCGCAAGTTCTCATCCTTTCAGGCCCTTGGTGGCCATAGAGCTAGTCACAAAAAGCCCAAACTAGATACCACCGAACTTAAAGTACAGGCCCAAACCTTGAGTTTATGGAATAAGCCCAAAATGCATGGATGCTACATTTGTGGGAAGGAATTCTCTGTGGGCCAGGCTTTGGGAGGACACATGAGAAGGCATAGAATTGCCCTTAATGAAGGGGTTTCTAAGAAAAAGAAGATTGTTGGAGAAGTCCCAATTTTGAAAAGATCGAATAGTAAGAAGGTTATGTGTTTGGACTTGAACTTAACACCTTTGCATAACGACTTGAATTTGTTGTTTGGAAATATGCCACCTAAAGTTCATACTTTGTTCAATACTTAA
- the LOC101496299 gene encoding WAT1-related protein At2g37460-like — MTIMMERQHRRNCIEKIMPFIAVLFLQFGYAVMDVLSKAALNKGMSNYVFVVYRHAVAFIVVTPFALYFDKKVRPKMTISIFIKIVALSLLEPVIDQNLYFLGMKFTTATFAASMSNILPAITFILASILRIEKIKIRSIRTQAKVVGTIATVSGAMVMTLIKGPVLFGTFGSDSQNHHNSGISTQHTIIGAVMITLGCFSWACFIILQAITLETYPAALSLSSWICLLGTLEGAAVALVVERGNYSVWSIKWDVRLLSAIYTGIFCSGLGYYLQGVVMKTRGPVFVTTFNPLCMVIVAIMGYFILAEQMFLGRVVGAFIICLGLYLVVWGKSKDYNSPSKSNIEEPVLPN; from the exons ATGACAATCATGATGGAGAGGCAGCATAGAAGAAATTGTATAGAAAAAATAATGCCATTCATAGCTGTATTGTTTTTGCAATTTGGATATGCAGTTATGGATGTTCTATCAAAGGCTGCATTGAACAAAGGAATGAGTAACTATGTTTTTGTCGTCTACCGTCACGCCGTTGCATTCATCGTCGTAACTCCTTTTGCACTCTATTTTGACAA gAAAGTAAGGCCCAAAATGACTATTTCAATCTTCATAAAGATAGTGGCACTAAGTTTGCTAGA GCCAGTAATTGATcagaatttgtattttttgggGATGAAATTCACAACGGCAACCTTTGCAGCTTCCATGAGCAATATTCTTCCTGCTATTACGTTTATATTGGCTTCTATTCTAAG gattGAGAAGATAAAGATAAGAAGTATACGAACTCAAGCAAAAGTGGTGGGAACTATAGCAACCGTTTCAGGTGCAATGGTGATGACACTAATTAAAGGGCCAGTACTTTTTGGGACATTTGGAAGTGATTCTCAAAACCATCATAATAGTGGCATAAGTACTCAACATACAATCATTGGAGCTGTGATGATCACATTAGGATGTTTTAGTTGGGCTTGTTTTATAATCCTCCAA GCTATTACCCTTGAAACCTACCCTGCAGCACTTTCACTATCGTCATGGATATGTCTATTGGGAACATTAGAAGGTGCAGCAGTTGCTTTGGTTGTGGAAAGAGGCAATTATTCAGTTTGGTCCATAAAATGGGATGTGAGATTGTTGTCAGCTATTTACACG GGCATATTCTGCTCAGGGCTAGGTTATTATTTACAAGGAGTAGTGATGAAAACTAGAGGCCCAGTGTTTGTCACAACATTTAATCCTTTGTGCATGGTTATTGTTGCTATCATGGGATACTTCATTCTTGCCGAACAAATGTTCCTTGGAAg GGTGGTGGGTGCATTTATCATTTGTTTGGGTTTGTACCTTGTTGTGTGGGGAAAAAGCAAAGATTACAACAGCccatcaaaatcaaatattgaaGAACCTGTTTTACCGAATTAG
- the LOC101497052 gene encoding ras-related protein RABE1a-like isoform X2, whose protein sequence is MILNGVGKSCLLLRFSDGSFTTSFITTIGIDFKIRTIELDGKRIKLQIWDTAGQERVRTITTAYYRGAMGILLVYDVTDESSFNNIKNWIRNIEQHASDNVNKILVGNKADMDESKRAVPTSKGQALADEYGIKFFETSAKTNMNVDEVFFSIARDIKQRLAESDSKAEPQSLKINQSDQGAGSAQAGQTSACCGS, encoded by the exons ATGATTTTAAACG GTGTGGGTAAAAGTTGCCTTCTATTGCGTTTCTCAGATGGATCATTCACAACTAGTTTTATAACAACCATCGG CATTGATTTCAAAATAAGGACAATAGAGCTTGATGGAAAGCGAATCAAATTGCAAATATGGGATACAGCTGGTCAAGAGCGTGTTCGAACTATTACAACTG CTTACTACCGTGGAGCCATGGGCATTTTGCTTGTGTATGATGTCACTGATGAGTCGTCGTTTAACA ACATCAAGAATTGGATTCGCAACATTGAGCAACATGCTTCCGATAATGTCAACAAGATATTAGTGGGGAACAAGGCTGACATGGACGAAAGCAAAAGG GCTGTTCCAACTTCAAAGGGTCAAGCTCTGGCAGATGAATATGGCATCAAGTTTTTTGAAACT AGTGCAAAAACTAATATGAATGTGGATGAGGTTTTCTTTTCAATAGCTCGGGACATCAAACAAAGACTTGCAGAAAGTGACTCAAAGGCTgag CCCCAGTCACTCAAGATTAACCAATCAGACCAGGGAGCTGGGTCTGCTCAAGCCGGACAAACATCTGCTTGCTGTGGTTCTTAG
- the LOC101497052 gene encoding ras-related protein RABE1a-like isoform X1, translated as MAARARSDYDYLIKLLLIGDSGVGKSCLLLRFSDGSFTTSFITTIGIDFKIRTIELDGKRIKLQIWDTAGQERVRTITTAYYRGAMGILLVYDVTDESSFNNIKNWIRNIEQHASDNVNKILVGNKADMDESKRAVPTSKGQALADEYGIKFFETSAKTNMNVDEVFFSIARDIKQRLAESDSKAEPQSLKINQSDQGAGSAQAGQTSACCGS; from the exons ATGGCTGCAAGAGCTCGTTCCGATTACGATTATCTCATTAAGCTTCTCCTTATCGGTGATAGCG GTGTGGGTAAAAGTTGCCTTCTATTGCGTTTCTCAGATGGATCATTCACAACTAGTTTTATAACAACCATCGG CATTGATTTCAAAATAAGGACAATAGAGCTTGATGGAAAGCGAATCAAATTGCAAATATGGGATACAGCTGGTCAAGAGCGTGTTCGAACTATTACAACTG CTTACTACCGTGGAGCCATGGGCATTTTGCTTGTGTATGATGTCACTGATGAGTCGTCGTTTAACA ACATCAAGAATTGGATTCGCAACATTGAGCAACATGCTTCCGATAATGTCAACAAGATATTAGTGGGGAACAAGGCTGACATGGACGAAAGCAAAAGG GCTGTTCCAACTTCAAAGGGTCAAGCTCTGGCAGATGAATATGGCATCAAGTTTTTTGAAACT AGTGCAAAAACTAATATGAATGTGGATGAGGTTTTCTTTTCAATAGCTCGGGACATCAAACAAAGACTTGCAGAAAGTGACTCAAAGGCTgag CCCCAGTCACTCAAGATTAACCAATCAGACCAGGGAGCTGGGTCTGCTCAAGCCGGACAAACATCTGCTTGCTGTGGTTCTTAG
- the LOC101498040 gene encoding uncharacterized protein — protein VKKIRFPLQLIPSFSSLIDFQFNIQRFTIYYSGSGFRFNNTIITVQHNDCSSNSNSKPSQKLWLFGTSFILRTPFCLSCVTFTRFADSNPQLRVFALFFHTLTTYRFKSLNSTISLFRLISGNDGNYHASETAKQGAQAVKVQPIEVPEIQADELKEVTDNFGQDSLIGEGSYERVYYGVLKNGPAAAIKKLDASKQSDEEFLAHIYLCDNLGSIFFVT, from the exons gtaaaaaaaattcgaTTCCCTCTTCAATTGATTCCTTCATTTTCCTCTTTAATCGATTTCCAATTCAATATTCAGCgttttacgatttactattcaGGCTcaggattcagattcaacaataCAATAATAACAGTACAACACAACGATTGTAGTTCTAATTCCAACTCAAAACCGAGTCAAAAGCTTTGGTTGTTCGGCACCTCCTTTATTCTACGCACTCCTTTCTGTTTATCCTGCGTTACTTTCACCCGTTTCGCGGACTCAAATCCTCAATTACGCGTCTTTGCCCTTTTTTTTCACACTCTCACTACCTATCGCTTCAAGAGTCTCAACTCCACAATTTCGCTCTTTCGTCTCATTTCAG GGAATGATGGAAATTATCATGCTTCTGAGACTGCAAAACAGGGAGCTCAGGCTGTTAAAGTGCAGCCCATTGAAGTTCCTGAGATACAGGCAGATGAACTGAAAGAAGTTACTGATAACTTTGGACAAGATTCACTTATTGGAGAGGGATCCTATGAAAGAGTATACTATGGAGTTCTTAAAAATGGGCCGGCTGCAGCAATCAAGAAGTTAGATGCTAGTAAACAGTCCGACGAGGAATTCTTGGCCCATATATATTTGTGCGACAACCTTGgctcaatattttttgttacataA
- the LOC140920180 gene encoding probable receptor-like protein kinase At2g47060, which translates to MVSRLKHENFVQLLGYCIDGNSHILAYEFASNGSLHDIYMRIKIDVGDARGLEYLHEKADPHIIHQDIKSSNVLIFDDNVAKIADFDLSNQAPDMAARLHSTHVLGTFGYHAPEYAMTGQLNAKSGVYSFGVVLLEL; encoded by the exons ATGGTATCAAGGCTGAAGCACGAAAATTTTGTTCAGTTGCTTGGATATTGCATTGATGGAAACTCTCATATTCTTGCTTATGAATTTGCATCTAATGGGTCTCTTCATGACATTTACATG agaataaaaattgatgttgGGGATGCAAGAGGGCTTGAATACTTGCATGAGAAAGCTGATCCCCATATTATTCACCAGGACATCAAGTCAAGCAATGTGCTGATCTTTGATGATAATGTTGCTAAAATTGCAGATTTTGATTTGTCAAATCAGGCTCCAGACATGGCTGCACGTCTTCATTCCACCCATGTCCTTGGAACCTTTGGTTACCATGCACCAGA ATATGCAATGACTGGACAATTGAATGCTAAGAGTGGTGTATACAGTTTTGGTGTTGTCCTTTTGGAACTATAG
- the LOC101498383 gene encoding protein DETOXIFICATION 16-like, whose amino-acid sequence MKIERKEILDEAKKQLWLAGPMILVCVFQNLQMTTLIFVGHLNQELFLAGASLALSIINVTGFNVLMGMSSALDTFCGQAYGAKQYHMVGIYTQRAMLVITLVSLPLSIIWAYLEPILIILHQDKDIAAQAQLFARYAIPSLFANGILRCLVKFLQTQNIVFPMLLANGLTNLIHVLLSWAFVIHFGLGIKGAAIAICITNWVNVVLLLLYIKFSSSYIPQFLKLAFPSTVMVCLESWTFEVMVFLSGALPNPTLQTSVLSICINVLGSFWMIPFGVSVAGSTRISNELGAGYPNAAYVAVLVTLMMALTCGVVEFALIISVWKVWGKAFSNVHQVVSYVSSMTPVLAIAVFVDAFQTTLQGVARGCGWQKLGAYVNLGSFYLVGIPLSALLAFVFHMNGQGLFLGLVTTLIVQVVCFLFVTWRTDWEKEVNKAAIRVGGTGVQDNTLPLLV is encoded by the exons AtgaaaatagagagaaaagagaTTTTAGATGAAGCAAAGAAACAATTATGGTTGGCAGGGCCAATGATACTTGTTTGTGTATTTCAGAATTTACAAATGACCACTCTCATATTTGTTGGACATTTGAATCAAGAGTTGTTTCTTGCTGGTGCTTCTTTGGCTCTTTCAATTATCAATGTCACTGGTTTCAATGTATTG ATGGGTATGTCAAGTGCACTAGACACATTTTGTGGTCAAGCATATGGAGCAAAACAATATCATATGGTTGGAATATATACACAAAGAGCTATGTTGGTTATCACACTTGTTAGTTTACCCTTATCAATTATTTGGGCATACTTAGAACCCATTTTGATAATTCTACATCAAGACAAAGATATCGCAGCACAAGCTCAACTATTTGCTCGTTATGCAATCCCAAGCCTTTTTGCCAATGGCATTCTTAGGTGCCTTGTTAAATTCCTAcaaacccaaaacatagttttTCCTATGTTGTTGGCTAATGGACTCACTAATTTAATACATGTCCTTCTATCTTGGGCTTTTGTTATACATTTTGGGCTTGGCATCAAAGGAGCTGCTATTGCAATTTGTATCACAAATTGGGTTAATGTGGTACTATTGCTACTTTACATCAAGTTCTCCTCTTCAT ACATCCCTCAATTTCTCAAACTTGCTTTCCCTTCAACAGTCATGGTTTG TTTAGAATCATGGACATTTGAAGTAATGGTGTTTCTATCTGGTGCTCTTCCCAATCCAACACTGCAAACTTCAGTACTTTCTATATG TATTAATGTACTTGGTTCGTTCTGGATGATACCATTTGGAGTTAGTGTTGCTGGAAG TACAAGAATCTCAAATGAATTAGGAGCTGGATATCCAAATGCTGCATATGTAGCTGTTTTAGTGACCTTAATGATGGCGTTGACCTGTGGAGTTGTAGAGTTTGCTTTGATTATTTCGGTATGGAAAGTTTGGGGCAAGGCTTTTAGCAATGTACATCAAGTAGTTTCATATGTGTCTTCCATGACACCTGTTCTTGCAATTGCTGTTTTTGTAGATGCATTTCAAACAACACTTCAAG GTGTTGCGAGAGGATGTGGTTGGCAGAAGCTTGGTGCATATGTTAATCTAGGATCTTTTTATCTTGTGGGAATTCCTCTTTCCGCTTTATTGGCTTTTGTTTTCCACATGAACGGTCAAGGGCTCTTTTTAGGTCTTGTAACAACACTTATTGTGCAAGTTGTGTGTTTTCTTTTTGTCACTTGGCGCACTGATTGGGAGAAAGAA GTAAATAAAGCAGCAATAAGAGTAGGAGGCACTGGAGTACAAGATAATACGCTTCCACTTCTCGTATAG